In the genome of Streptomyces fagopyri, the window GGGGGAGCGCGCCAGCTTCGTCTTCACCGGCGCGCTGCTGCTCGGCGTCCTCGTGCTGCTGTCCCGGCCCAAGGTCGTCGCCGATGAGAGCGGAGTCACAGTCGTCAACATCGCCGGCAGCCGGCACCTGGACTGGGCGGAGATCCTCCAGGTCAATCTGCGCCCCGGCGACCCCTGGGTGTTCCTCAACCTCAGTGACGGCACCAGTCTTCCGGCGCTCGGCATCCAGCCGGGCATCGCCAGACAGCGCGCGATCGACGACGCCCGCACCCTGCGGGCGCTCGCCGAGGCCCGCTCCATCGGCGACCCGGAGCAACATCACGGCTGACTCTCGCCCTTCGACCCTGCCCTGCGGGCCCATGTCTTGATTAACCTGTTGGCGGAGGCGTTTTCGTTGCGCCTCCGCCACTGACATGCCACCCGGTGTCCAGAGGCC includes:
- a CDS encoding PH domain-containing protein, yielding MSHLPELPVTFRPSRTRAVLLTAGVSIFVVITTVAMLLEQLSPGERASFVFTGALLLGVLVLLSRPKVVADESGVTVVNIAGSRHLDWAEILQVNLRPGDPWVFLNLSDGTSLPALGIQPGIARQRAIDDARTLRALAEARSIGDPEQHHG